AGATCGCCGACACCCTGCACCGGGCGCTGGACGGCCGCGGCCTGCTGCACGGCGTCTCCACCCTGCCCGAGGAGGCCGGGGCCTGGCTGCGCCTGCTGGAGGACAGCCCCGTCCGCACCGCCGCCGCCCTCACCACCGCCTGGCAGGCCGTCCGGCTGCTGCTCACCGGGCGGCCCGCACCCGACCTGCGCAAGACCTGACCGCGGGGCGCCCGCTGAGGTCCCGTCAGACCGCCCGGGCCCGTAGGCGGGCGGCGACGGCCGCCACGGCCAGCGCCGCCGCCGGGAACGGCCACGGCCCGGCCGCCGCACCCGACAGGCCCGCACCCAGCAGGACGCAGCCCGTCGCGCCCGACAGCACCGACCCGAACGGCGGGTCTCCGGACCGCCGCCGGGCGGCGGAGAGGTGGTCACGCTCCGGATGGTGGCCCGGGCGCCCGACGGCACGGTGACGGAGCGGTGGCCCGGCGGTGAACAGCCGCGCCGGGTAGCGTACGGCCCCGGAAAACAGAACGGGCAGGGAGCGCACGCTCTCCTGCCGTTATCCAATGTATAGCGTACGGGGGGCCTTGCCGCAAGGCCCCCCCGATGCCGCACAATCGCTCATCTGAACCGGGGAACCCGCGCAAACAGCACAAACGGGGCAGACCGCGCGCAGCACGCGGACGGCGCGCGACCAACCCGGCAGCAGATCGGAGTCCTCACCCATGAATCACCCGACGACCAGTGCCTTCGACCTGCCCGAGCGGCTCGCCGCCAAGGCCGACCCGGCCCTGATCGCCGCCGACGACCGGCACTTCGCCGACGTCGCCGCCACCCTGGAACGCGACATCGCCGAGCTGACCGAGCGCCTCGACCAGGTGCTCCGCAGCCCCGGCGGGGCCGGCCGGGCCGCCATGGACCGCGACAACGAAGTCCACCAGCTGTCCGCCCGGCTGCGCACCCTGCGCCGCTTCGGCTCCGACCTGTGCCTCGGCCGGATCGTCCACGCCGACGACCCCGAGCCGATCTACATCGGCCGCCTCGGCCTCGCCGACGGCGACGGCCGCCGCCTGCTGATCGACTGGCGCTCGCCCGCCGCCGAACCGTTCTTCGCCGCCACCCACGCCAACCCGATGGGCCTGGCCAGCCGCCGCCGCTACCGCTGGCAGCGCGGCGCGGTCGGCGACTACTGGGACGAGGTGTTCACCGCCGACGGGCTGGAGGGCCACGCCGCCCTCGACGACCAGTCCGCGTTCATCGCCAGCCTCGGCAGCTCCCGCTCCGAGCGGATGCGCGACGTCCTCGCCACCATCCAGGCCGACCAGGACGCCATCATCCGGGCCGGCTCGCGCGGCGCCCTGGTCGTCGACGGCGGCCCCGGCACCGGCAAGACCGTGGTCGCCCTGCACCGCACCGCCCACCTGCTGTACTCCGACCCGCGCCTCGGCCACCGCAAGGGCGGCGTGCTGTTCGTCGGCCCGCACCAGCCGTACCTGGCGTACGTCGCCGACGTGCTGCCCAGCCTCGGCGAGGAGGGCGTGCAGACCTGCACCCTGCGAGACCTGCTGCCGGAGGGCGCCGCCGTCGCCCCCGAACCCGACCCCGAGGTGGCCCGGCTGAAGGCCGCCGCCGGCATGGTGCACGCGATCGAGAAGGCCGTCGCCGTGTACGAGGAGCCGCCCGCCGAGGGCCGCAAGCTCTCCACCGACTGGTACGACCTGTGGGTCGACCCGGAGGACTGGGCCGAGGCGTTCGCCGCCCCCGGCCCCGGCACCCCGCACAACGAGGCCCGCGAGCAGATCCTCGAGGAGCTCATCACCATCCTGCTGGAGAAGAACGCCGACTCCCTCGACGACGAGGACGGCATCTCGCCCGAGATGCTGCGCCGCGCGCTGCGCAAGGACGGCGAGCTGCTCGGAGCGCTGCGCCGGGCCTGGCCGATCCTCGAACCCACCGACCTGGTCGGTGACCTGTGGACCGTCCCCGCCTACCTGCGGCTGTGCGCGCCCTGGCTGGACCGCGAGCAGATCCGCGCCCTGCAGCGCGCCGAGCCGGCCGCCTGGACGCTCTCCGACCTGCCGCTGCTGGACGCCGCCCGCCGCCGCCTCGGCGACACCGACGCCGACCGCCGCCAGCGCGCCCACAAGGCCCGCCTGGCGGCCGAACGCGAACTGATGGACGGCGTGGTCGACCACCTGCTGGACGCCGACGACGACGGCGAGGGGGCGCTCACCATGCTGCGCGGCGCCGACCTGCGCGACGCGCTGATCGACCACTCCGACCCGGAGCCGGTCGACCCCGACCTGCTGGCCGGCCCGTTCGCGCACATCGTGGTCGACGAGGCGCAGGAACTCACCGACGCCGAGTGGCAGATGCTGATCGCCCGCTGCCCGTCCCGGTCGTTCACCATCGTCGGCGACCGCGCCCAGGCCCGGCACGGCTTCACCGAGTCCTGGACGGAGCGCCTGGAGCGGGCCGGCCTGGACCGGACCACCCTCACCTCACTGAGCGTCAACTACCGCACCCCCGAGGAGGTGATGGCCGAGGCCGAGCCGGTGATCCGGGCCGCGCTCCCCGACGCCAACGTCCCCACCTCGATCCGCCGCAGCGGGCTGCCCGTGCTGCACGGCGTCCCCGCCGACCGGGACGCGGTCCTCGCCGACTGGCTGGCCGCCCACCCCGAGGGCACCGCCTGCGTGATCGGCGACCCCGGCTTCGCCGGGCTGCCGCGGGTCCGCTCGCTCAGCCCCGAGCTGGTCAAGGGCCTGGAGTTCGACTTCGTGGTGCTGGTCGACCCGGAGAAGTTCGGCGAGGGCATCGAGGGCGCCGTCGACCGGTACGTGGCGATGACCCGCGCCACCGGGCAGCTGGCGATCCTGCGCGGCTGACGGGCCGTCAGGGGCTGCGGCTCGGTCCACCGCCTCCGGGTGGGTGAGCCGCAGCTCCTCGATGTCCAGCCGGGTCTCCAGCGCCACCAGCACCGTGTCGTCGATCCGGCGCTCGGCGCGCAGCCGCACCAGCGCGGCGCGGTGTCCTGCCGGCCGCGCTCCGAGGCGTCCGGGGCGTCGCGGCGGTCAGGTCGGCCAGTGCCGTCTCGAACTCGCGGCGCACCCGGTCGACCAGTTCGTCGTCCGCGCCGACCTCCGCGGCCGGCCGTCGCGCTCGACCACGAAGCAGCCGAAGCACCGGCCCGGCACCTCGTGCATGGTGCGTTCCGGTTCCTCGCGCGGGTGGGCGCCGCCGGGGGAGGAGAGCAGCGGGCCTGCGATGCGAGCAGCACCGGCCGCGCCGTGGCCGACTCCCCTGCGGCGGAGGGGAACGCCCGGGCGACGGAGGACGGCCCGGCAGGTGACGGGCGTCGGGACAGCGCGTCTCTTTCGGACGGCACACCCCCGAAGGCCCGGGAAACCCGGACTGTTCTGGCACACTCGGCCTCATGTCCGAGCTGCCCGCCCACGAGGTGCGCGAGTACGACCAGTACGGCGATCCGATCGCGGTCCGCTGGGAGGCGCTGCGCGCCTTCGCCGCGGGCCAACGGGGCGCGGACGCACGGGAGTTCGTCGAGGCCGCGTACGCCCAGCCGCGGCTGCGCGCACTGTCGCCCGGCCGGGCCATGTACTGGATCACCTTCAGCCGCCGGGCCGCCCCGCCGATCTGCGCCGACCTGCCGCGGGTCCGCGCGCACGGCGGCGACCGGTTCGCCGTGCACCTCGCGGACGGCCGGGTGCACGAGGGCCACGGCGCCGCCGCCACCGTCGCCCTGGTCCTGCAGCACCTGCCCGAGGACGCCGTCCCGGCCCCGCGCGGGGGGTGAACGCGGCCGT
The DNA window shown above is from Streptomyces sp. TLI_171 and carries:
- the helR gene encoding RNA polymerase recycling motor ATPase HelR, coding for MNHPTTSAFDLPERLAAKADPALIAADDRHFADVAATLERDIAELTERLDQVLRSPGGAGRAAMDRDNEVHQLSARLRTLRRFGSDLCLGRIVHADDPEPIYIGRLGLADGDGRRLLIDWRSPAAEPFFAATHANPMGLASRRRYRWQRGAVGDYWDEVFTADGLEGHAALDDQSAFIASLGSSRSERMRDVLATIQADQDAIIRAGSRGALVVDGGPGTGKTVVALHRTAHLLYSDPRLGHRKGGVLFVGPHQPYLAYVADVLPSLGEEGVQTCTLRDLLPEGAAVAPEPDPEVARLKAAAGMVHAIEKAVAVYEEPPAEGRKLSTDWYDLWVDPEDWAEAFAAPGPGTPHNEAREQILEELITILLEKNADSLDDEDGISPEMLRRALRKDGELLGALRRAWPILEPTDLVGDLWTVPAYLRLCAPWLDREQIRALQRAEPAAWTLSDLPLLDAARRRLGDTDADRRQRAHKARLAAERELMDGVVDHLLDADDDGEGALTMLRGADLRDALIDHSDPEPVDPDLLAGPFAHIVVDEAQELTDAEWQMLIARCPSRSFTIVGDRAQARHGFTESWTERLERAGLDRTTLTSLSVNYRTPEEVMAEAEPVIRAALPDANVPTSIRRSGLPVLHGVPADRDAVLADWLAAHPEGTACVIGDPGFAGLPRVRSLSPELVKGLEFDFVVLVDPEKFGEGIEGAVDRYVAMTRATGQLAILRG
- a CDS encoding DUF6193 family natural product biosynthesis protein → MSELPAHEVREYDQYGDPIAVRWEALRAFAAGQRGADAREFVEAAYAQPRLRALSPGRAMYWITFSRRAAPPICADLPRVRAHGGDRFAVHLADGRVHEGHGAAATVALVLQHLPEDAVPAPRGG